ACGGCTGCCCGATCGGCTCGCTCGCGCTGGAGCTGCACGAGCCCGACCCGCCGGTGCGCGAGCGGATGGCCGCCAACTTCGCCGCGTGGACGGCCGCCGTGGAGCGCTGCCTGACGGACGCCGGCGCCCGCCTTCCCGCCGACCTGGACCGCCACGCGCTCGCGCAGTTCATCCTGACCACGATGGAGGGCGGGGTGATGCAGGCGCGCACGCACCGCGAGATCGGCCCGTTCGACGCCTGCGTGGGCCAGCTCCACCGCTACTTCGCCGCGCTGCAGGCCGAGGCGGCCGCGGCGAGCCCCACGCCCGCCGGATAGTCCCGACCA
The sequence above is a segment of the Longimicrobium sp. genome. Coding sequences within it:
- a CDS encoding TetR/AcrR family transcriptional regulator encodes the protein MHAQATRERLVDAAMRLFWEKGYNSTSIADVLKAADANAGSLYHFFPTKQDLLAAVLDRYLAGIHPMLLDPAWEGVDDSLERVFALLARYRGLLVETDCFYGCPIGSLALELHEPDPPVRERMAANFAAWTAAVERCLTDAGARLPADLDRHALAQFILTTMEGGVMQARTHREIGPFDACVGQLHRYFAALQAEAAAASPTPAG